A genomic window from Klebsiella quasipneumoniae subsp. quasipneumoniae includes:
- a CDS encoding NAD(P)H-dependent oxidoreductase codes for MSNILIINGAKKFAHSNGQLNDTLTEVAESYLRDAGHDVKSVRADSEYDVKAEVQNFLWADVVIWQMPGWWMGAPWTVKKYMDDVFTEGHGSLYASDGRTRSDASKKYGSGGLVQGKKYMLSLTWNAPMEAFTDEEQFFHGVGVDGVYLPFHKANQFLGMEALPTFIANDVIKMPDVPRYIAEYRKHLAEIFG; via the coding sequence ATGAGCAACATCCTGATTATCAATGGCGCAAAAAAATTCGCGCACTCGAATGGCCAGCTGAACGACACCCTGACCGAGGTCGCGGAGAGTTATCTGCGCGACGCCGGACACGATGTTAAAAGCGTTCGCGCCGACAGCGAGTACGACGTAAAAGCCGAAGTGCAGAATTTCCTCTGGGCCGATGTGGTGATCTGGCAGATGCCGGGCTGGTGGATGGGCGCCCCGTGGACGGTGAAAAAATATATGGATGACGTCTTTACCGAAGGCCACGGCTCGCTGTACGCCAGCGATGGCCGTACCCGCTCCGATGCCAGCAAAAAATATGGCTCCGGCGGCCTGGTGCAAGGGAAAAAATATATGCTCTCCCTGACCTGGAACGCGCCGATGGAAGCCTTCACCGACGAAGAACAGTTCTTCCACGGCGTCGGCGTTGACGGCGTTTACCTGCCGTTCCATAAAGCCAACCAGTTCCTGGGTATGGAGGCGCTGCCAACCTTTATCGCCAACGACGTGATTAAAATGCCTGATGTCCCACGGTATATCGCAGAATATCGCAAGCATCTGGCGGAAATTTTTGGTTAA
- a CDS encoding putative quinol monooxygenase has product MLTVIAEIRTRPGQHHRQAVLDQFAKIIPTVLQEAGCHGYAPMVDHAAGVSFQTTAPDSIVMVEQWESVAHLEAHLQTPHMKAWSEAVKGDVLETNIRILQAGV; this is encoded by the coding sequence ATGTTAACAGTGATTGCAGAAATCCGTACCCGCCCGGGCCAGCACCACCGCCAGGCGGTTCTCGATCAGTTCGCGAAAATTATTCCGACCGTTTTGCAGGAAGCCGGCTGCCACGGCTATGCGCCCATGGTGGATCATGCCGCTGGCGTCAGCTTCCAGACCACCGCTCCTGACTCTATCGTCATGGTGGAACAGTGGGAAAGCGTCGCGCATCTTGAGGCGCACCTGCAGACCCCGCACATGAAAGCCTGGTCGGAAGCGGTCAAAGGCGATGTGCTGGAGACCAACATCCGTATCCTGCAGGCCGGCGTCTAA